The Streptomyces taklimakanensis nucleotide sequence CGCGAGGGCGAACACCAGGAGCGCGGCGGCCGTGAACGCGCCGAGCACGATGTGCACGTAGCGGAAGGCGGCGTGGGAGAACACGGTTCCGCGACGCACCATGGTCACCAGTCGCCACACGCAGACCAGGACGACCTGGACCGTCACGGCCCCCAGGAGGACGATCACCAGGATGGGGACGCGCAGGTGGGCCGAGCCCGTGTCGAGTTCCTCCAGGTCGGTGGCCAGGAGCGGCACCATCACCGTCTGGACGAACACCGAGCCGGCGAGCAGTGCCACGAGCACGGCGCGCAGCGCGAGCACGGTCGGTTTTCCCATCGTCGCTCCTCCCATCGACCAACGATAGGAAGCTATCGAAATTCGATAGGGTCGGCAAGGGGTGGACCCTAGATCCAGGTGTCCAGCCACATGCGGTTCTGCCAGGCGTCCTTGGAGATCTCCAAGCCGGTGTAGATCGGGTAGAAGTACACGAAGTTCCACACGATCAACACCACCAGCACGCCCGCGCCGACGACACCCGCCGTCCGCCGCCGCTCCGTGCTCCCGGGCGGCCCGAGGAGCGCGCCGACCGCCATGGCCAGGGCCAGGCAGAGGAACGGCACGAAGACGACCGCGTAGAAGTAGAAGATCGTGCGCTCCTGGTACAGGAACCACGGCAGCCAGCCCGCCGCCACCCCGCACAGGATCGCCCCCGCCCGCCAGTCGCGCCGCAGGCCCCAGCGGTAGAGGCAGTACAGCAGCGCGAAGCAGGCCGCCCACCACAACAGCGGGGTGCCCAGCGCGAGCACCTCGCGGGCGCATCCGGAGTCGGCGGTGCAGCCGTTCTCGCCGCGCTCGGAGGACTCGTAGAAGTACGACACCGGGCGAGCGGTCACCGGCCAGCTCCAGGGGTGGGACTGGTAGGTGTGCTCGGACGTCAGCCCCACGTGGAACCGGTAGACCTCGGCCTCGTAGTGCCACAGGCTCCGCAGCGACGCGGGGACCCACGTCATGTCGAACTGCGGCAGGGGCAGTTTCAGGTCGGTGAAGGGCAGGGCCAGCGAGTCCGGCGACAGACCGCGGCGGTCGTCCGCCCAGGTGCGGAAGTAGCCGTCCCGGCCGGCGAACCAGCCCGCCCAGCCGGCCAGGTAGGTGACGGCCGCCACCGGCACCGACGACAGGAACGCCGGTCCGGCGTCGCGGCGCAGCGCCGACCGGTACGGGCGCCGGGCCCCGGCGGTGCGACGGGAGGCCACGTCCCACAGCACCGTGAGGACCCCGAAGGCCGCCAGGACGTACAGGCCGCTCCACTTGGTGGCGCAGGCCAGGCCCAGGCAGACCCCGGCCGCCAGGCGCCACGGGCGCGCCCCCAGGCCGAGCCGGTCGCCGACCTCCGCGTCGGGCCGCCCGTCGGGGGGCAGCGCCGCGGCCAGTCGGGCGCGGGCGCGGTCCCGGTCGACCAGCAGGCAGCCGAAGGCCGCCAGCACGAAGAACATCAGCACCAGGTCCAGCAGCGCGGTGCGGCTCATGACCAGGTGCAGCCCGTCCACCGCCAGCAGGAGACCGGCCAGACAGCCCAGGGCCGTGGAGCGGAACAGGCGGCGGCCGATGCGGCAGACCATCAGCACCGACAGGGTGCCCAGCACCGCGACCATGAAGCGCCAGCCGAAGGGCGTCAGACCGAACATCGCCTCGCCCAGGGCGATGACCCACTTGCCCACGGGCGGGTGGACCACGTACGAGGCGGCCTCGCTCAGCGGCGCGGCGGCGGGGTTCTCCAGGATCGTCTCGTTGGCCTTCTCCGGCCAACTGCCCTCGTAGCCGAGTCGGTACAGGGACCAGGCGTCCTTGGCGTAGTACGTCTCGTCGAAGATCACCGCGTGCGGCGAGCCGAGGTTCCAGAAGCGCAGGATCCCGGCGAACAGGGTGACCAGGAGCGGGCCGCCCCACCCCGTCAGGCGCCCCAGCCGCCGCGCGTCCTCCGCGGCCAGCCCGAACGCCCCCCACACCCGGCCGCCGCCGGGCTCCGGCTGGGGCGGTACGAGCCGTTCCCGGGCGCCGGGGCGAGGGGGCGCCGCGTAGCCGTAGCGCCGCAGCCGTGCCCGCCACGCGGTGGGGCGCTCCTCGACGGACTCCCCGTGCCGGGCCTGAGTCGCGGTGTCACTGGTCACGCGGGCCATCGTAGGGAACGCCCTCCCCCCGCGGCGCGGCGCCGCGGGAGGGCGAGGGCTTCGGCGGGTGACGGACGGGCTCCGGGCGGAGCCGCGGAAGCTGGGAGGATGGCGGGGTGAGCGGAACACTCGTACTGGCAGGCACCCCCATCGGCGACGTCTCCGACGCCCCGCCGCGGCTCGCGCGGGAACTGGCGGAGGCCGATGTCGTCGCCGCCGAGGACACGCGGCGGCTGCGGCGGCTCACCCAGGCGCTGGGGGTCGAGGTCACCGGCCGGATCGTGTCGTACTTCGAGGGCAACGAGGCCGCGCGCACCCCGGAGCTGGCCGACGCGCTGGCCGGCGGCGCCCGGGTGCTGCTGGTGACGGACGCGGGGATGCCGTCCGTCTCCGACCCCGGCTACCGGCTGGTGGCCGCCGCGGTGGAGCGCGGCATCGGGGTGACGGCCGTGCCGGGGCCGTCCGCCGTGTTGACGGCGCTGGCGGTGTCGGGACTGCCGGTGGACCGCTTCTGCTTCGAGGGGTTCCTGCCGCGCAAGGCGGGTGAGCGGCTGTCGCGGTTGCGCGAGTGCGCCGGGGAGCGGCGCACCCTGGTGTACTTCGAGGCGCCGCACCGGCTGACCGCCGCCCTCGCCGCCATGGCGGAGGTCTTCGGCGCCGGGCGCCGGGCCGCGGTGTGCCGGGAGTTGACCAAGACCTACGAGGAGGTCCGGCGCGGCACGCTGGAGGAGCTGGCCGCCTGGGCGGAGGAGGGGGTGCGGGGCGAGATCACGGTCGTCGTCGAGGGCGCTCCCGCCCCGGAGCCGGGAGACGTGGACGCCGCCGAGCTGGTGCGCCGGGTCGCGGTGCGCGAGGCGGCCGGGGAGCGGCGCAAGGAGGCCATCGCCGCGGTGGCGCGCGAGGCCGGGATACCCAAGCGGGAGGTGTTCGACGCCGTGGTGGCGGCCAAGAACGCCCGGGGGCCGGCAGGACCCTGAGCGGGGCGGTCGGCACGGGCCGGACGGGCCGGACGGAACCAGCCCGAGAATTTCACCGCACACCCGTGCATTTCCGCCCGAAAAGGAGTCTCCTGGTAGGAGAGTGGGAGGAGGTTCCCATGATCGACCCCAGGATCCCCACGGCTGCCCCCACCACCCCGACCACCGCGTCACGGGGCGGCCACGAGGAGTACTCCTTCGCCTGCATGCGCTGCGGGTACGGCTGGGAGCAGGCGTATGAGATCCGACACCACACCGACCTGGACGGACGCCCGTTCGTCACCTACCACGACCCCGCCGACGGGCGGCGCGTGCCGTCGCCGCTGACGCGTCCGGTGTGCCCGAACTGCGAGACGCACGTGGTGCGGATCATGCGGCCGGGGCGGGTGTCCTCGGCCGAGCACGCCCCACCCCCCGGGTGACCGCGCGCGGACGCGGGGCGCGAGGCGGCCGGTGAAGGCGCGCGGAAGCGCGTCCTAGGATCGCGTGCATGGAGAAGTCCGCGAAGCCGACGAGCGCCGCGAAGTCGGCGAAGCCCGTGCAGCCCGCGCCGCCGCCCGTACCGCTGGACGTGCCGGTCGCCGACTCGCACACCCACCTCGACATGCAGGACGCCACGGTCGAGGAGGCGATCGCGGCGGCGGCCGCCGTGGGCGTGACGACCCTGGTCCAGGTCGGCT carries:
- a CDS encoding dolichyl-phosphate-mannose--protein mannosyltransferase; this encodes MARVTSDTATQARHGESVEERPTAWRARLRRYGYAAPPRPGARERLVPPQPEPGGGRVWGAFGLAAEDARRLGRLTGWGGPLLVTLFAGILRFWNLGSPHAVIFDETYYAKDAWSLYRLGYEGSWPEKANETILENPAAAPLSEAASYVVHPPVGKWVIALGEAMFGLTPFGWRFMVAVLGTLSVLMVCRIGRRLFRSTALGCLAGLLLAVDGLHLVMSRTALLDLVLMFFVLAAFGCLLVDRDRARARLAAALPPDGRPDAEVGDRLGLGARPWRLAAGVCLGLACATKWSGLYVLAAFGVLTVLWDVASRRTAGARRPYRSALRRDAGPAFLSSVPVAAVTYLAGWAGWFAGRDGYFRTWADDRRGLSPDSLALPFTDLKLPLPQFDMTWVPASLRSLWHYEAEVYRFHVGLTSEHTYQSHPWSWPVTARPVSYFYESSERGENGCTADSGCAREVLALGTPLLWWAACFALLYCLYRWGLRRDWRAGAILCGVAAGWLPWFLYQERTIFYFYAVVFVPFLCLALAMAVGALLGPPGSTERRRTAGVVGAGVLVVLIVWNFVYFYPIYTGLEISKDAWQNRMWLDTWI
- a CDS encoding DUF2975 domain-containing protein, whose protein sequence is MGKPTVLALRAVLVALLAGSVFVQTVMVPLLATDLEELDTGSAHLRVPILVIVLLGAVTVQVVLVCVWRLVTMVRRGTVFSHAAFRYVHIVLGAFTAAALLVFALAVLLAPGEAVAPGIVLLLCGTSLAVFGVALIVLVLRMLLAQAVARDVEAARMRAELAEVI
- the rsmI gene encoding 16S rRNA (cytidine(1402)-2'-O)-methyltransferase; this translates as MSGTLVLAGTPIGDVSDAPPRLARELAEADVVAAEDTRRLRRLTQALGVEVTGRIVSYFEGNEAARTPELADALAGGARVLLVTDAGMPSVSDPGYRLVAAAVERGIGVTAVPGPSAVLTALAVSGLPVDRFCFEGFLPRKAGERLSRLRECAGERRTLVYFEAPHRLTAALAAMAEVFGAGRRAAVCRELTKTYEEVRRGTLEELAAWAEEGVRGEITVVVEGAPAPEPGDVDAAELVRRVAVREAAGERRKEAIAAVAREAGIPKREVFDAVVAAKNARGPAGP